The proteins below are encoded in one region of Paenibacillus albus:
- a CDS encoding SPOR domain-containing protein, producing the protein MNNKGRITYRFDQRSGARMEPKQEEKQRDNSANVVPFFQEELKFTSDIGPWNSSFQNDAQALEQLIREADGQIPRQKQGRAEEQVRDSAEQNQQRKQHSSDQKRFYTEIQPYPETDVLEPILLGDEYEEAQVPVKRPQQSTQVIDMYPIIDVEEEDRYRRASSNDRNARPSLGSYLTGSSQRPNRGPSWYKVFASVAGAIATGALFGYFVLTLFTGGDATTGNDAAPVTSKPSSEASTDTAASGTDKNANVSKDSNTTTNASGGAINSGNQANSQAALVQVKVPATTYYMLQYGVFSNKEGLDAAVNELNDKGLAAASLTSSEDYRVYVGMSTDKDNAALLGQLLTGMDVYVKPIELPAVSSIPFKGDRSVVESFFSQTNELLTKLDSLTLEQLSGSSTGGLAAGAWKQQHETWTQSASLMEAGMTDKVNKNALLKLVQSINTAALAADAYVKKPSEAYLWSMQKALMEAVFTQKGWFASMDAL; encoded by the coding sequence ATGAATAATAAAGGACGCATTACCTATCGTTTCGATCAGCGAAGCGGAGCACGGATGGAGCCGAAGCAGGAAGAGAAGCAGCGCGATAATTCCGCGAATGTCGTACCTTTTTTTCAAGAGGAACTTAAATTCACTTCCGATATAGGACCATGGAACAGCTCCTTCCAAAATGACGCCCAAGCGCTGGAACAGCTAATTCGTGAGGCTGACGGGCAAATCCCTAGACAAAAGCAGGGTCGCGCAGAGGAGCAGGTCCGAGATTCAGCCGAACAAAATCAACAGCGGAAGCAGCATTCATCCGATCAGAAGCGTTTCTACACTGAAATCCAGCCATACCCAGAGACGGATGTGCTCGAACCGATTCTGCTGGGCGATGAATACGAAGAGGCGCAAGTGCCTGTCAAGCGCCCGCAGCAGTCTACGCAGGTCATAGATATGTACCCGATCATAGATGTGGAAGAGGAAGATCGTTATCGAAGAGCAAGCAGCAATGACCGCAACGCTAGACCTTCCCTTGGTTCTTATTTAACGGGTTCATCGCAACGTCCGAACAGAGGACCGTCATGGTATAAAGTATTTGCATCGGTCGCTGGGGCAATCGCGACTGGGGCGTTATTTGGTTATTTTGTGCTAACACTATTCACTGGCGGGGATGCTACAACCGGTAATGATGCAGCACCTGTAACGAGCAAGCCGTCCTCAGAAGCGAGCACGGATACTGCTGCATCCGGTACGGACAAGAATGCGAATGTGAGTAAGGATTCCAATACAACAACAAACGCATCCGGCGGGGCTATAAACAGCGGCAACCAAGCGAACTCGCAAGCAGCGCTGGTGCAAGTAAAAGTGCCCGCAACTACGTACTATATGCTTCAATATGGCGTATTCAGCAACAAAGAGGGGCTCGATGCTGCCGTGAACGAGCTGAATGATAAGGGGCTGGCAGCGGCGTCCTTAACGTCAAGCGAGGACTATCGTGTCTATGTGGGGATGTCGACAGACAAAGACAACGCGGCATTGCTCGGTCAGCTGCTGACCGGGATGGACGTTTATGTGAAGCCGATCGAGCTGCCTGCTGTTTCTTCGATTCCTTTCAAAGGCGACAGATCGGTCGTGGAATCATTCTTCTCGCAAACGAACGAGCTGTTAACGAAGCTGGATTCGTTAACCTTGGAGCAATTAAGCGGCAGCAGCACGGGCGGATTAGCTGCAGGAGCTTGGAAACAGCAGCATGAGACCTGGACACAATCCGCATCGCTCATGGAAGCCGGTATGACGGATAAAGTGAATAAGAATGCACTGCTGAAGCTTGTACAATCCATCAACACGGCGGCACTGGCTGCCGATGCATATGTGAAGAAGCCGTCAGAAGCCTACTTGTGGTCCATGCAAAAAGCATTGATGGAAGCCGTATTCACACAGAAAGGTTGGTTTGCTTCCATGGATGCATTGTAA
- a CDS encoding DUF4321 domain-containing protein, giving the protein MKKNFWVFLLFLLIGLLTGALLSKWLSEVPGLSFLTKTTTIKWAPAADLLVLSYNFSLRIEISLLSIAGLIAAIWVYRKL; this is encoded by the coding sequence ATGAAGAAAAATTTCTGGGTATTTTTATTATTTCTGCTCATTGGATTATTGACAGGCGCACTTCTTTCCAAGTGGCTGTCAGAAGTACCAGGACTTTCGTTCCTCACAAAAACTACGACGATCAAGTGGGCGCCGGCAGCGGATTTGCTCGTGCTCAGCTACAATTTCTCACTTCGAATTGAAATCAGCCTACTTAGCATCGCTGGATTAATTGCAGCGATTTGGGTTTACCGCAAGCTATAA
- a CDS encoding ArsR/SmtB family transcription factor, translating to MNSTMSALAEPNRLRIVELLRDGPRTVGEIAERLELNQPQVSKHLRVLLEAGLVEVHPVANRRIYKLGTAPLKELDDWVSSFRRFWEGKFDDMENYLRKLQAKDSNQEE from the coding sequence ATGAATTCGACTATGAGCGCTCTTGCTGAGCCTAACCGATTACGAATCGTCGAGCTTCTGCGAGACGGCCCGCGTACTGTGGGGGAAATCGCCGAAAGACTGGAACTGAATCAACCGCAAGTATCCAAACATCTTCGCGTGCTTCTTGAAGCTGGACTCGTTGAGGTGCACCCCGTTGCCAATCGGCGAATCTACAAGCTGGGAACAGCGCCGCTCAAGGAGCTTGACGACTGGGTCAGTTCTTTTCGCCGCTTCTGGGAAGGAAAGTTCGATGATATGGAGAATTATTTGCGCAAGCTGCAGGCGAAGGATTCGAACCAAGAAGAGTAG
- the murC gene encoding UDP-N-acetylmuramate--L-alanine ligase yields the protein MNTAEHVHFIGIGGYGMSAIARVMLEMGYKVTGSDVAGQELTEKLAAKGARIYIGHEPEHVKGADLVVYSTALSRDNVERVAAEELNIPILHRAQMLARLMNNGKGVAVAGAHGKTTTSSMIALVMENCQLDPTYIIGGEIVNVGTNAKAGKGDYVVAEADESDGSFLQYHPTIAIVTNIEPDHLENYDGDFNKLKAAYVQFLSQVRQDGKAIVCADDENMQAMLPELIAGPLGHEGVLTYGIDHEAIYRATNITLGDRKASFDMTRHDQLLGRIELSVPGRHNVYNAMATVITCLQAGVSFEAIAEAIVDFRGAKRRFQVLGEVNDILVIDDYAHHPTEIQATISAAKSTGKRIVAVFQPQRYTRTFFLLEQFSRAFSEADEVLITDIYSPAGEQQIEGVHSKKLVEMIIKNSNANTSYYPTKEEALAVLTDQVKPGDLVITMGAGDIWKVADSLAKTLRGKA from the coding sequence TTGAACACAGCAGAGCACGTTCATTTCATCGGTATTGGCGGTTACGGCATGAGCGCCATCGCGCGCGTCATGCTGGAGATGGGCTATAAAGTGACAGGCTCAGACGTTGCCGGGCAAGAGCTTACGGAGAAGCTTGCAGCCAAAGGGGCGCGTATTTACATCGGTCACGAGCCGGAGCATGTCAAAGGAGCGGACTTGGTCGTATACTCGACGGCGTTATCCCGCGATAATGTCGAGCGCGTCGCTGCGGAAGAGCTGAACATTCCGATTCTTCACCGCGCTCAAATGCTTGCAAGACTAATGAATAACGGCAAAGGAGTCGCTGTCGCCGGCGCGCACGGCAAAACAACGACGTCCTCGATGATCGCACTGGTGATGGAGAATTGCCAGCTCGATCCGACTTATATCATTGGCGGCGAAATCGTCAATGTTGGCACGAACGCCAAAGCCGGCAAAGGCGATTATGTCGTTGCGGAAGCGGATGAGAGTGACGGCTCGTTCCTGCAGTACCATCCTACGATTGCCATCGTGACGAATATAGAACCTGATCATCTCGAAAACTACGACGGTGATTTCAATAAATTAAAAGCAGCTTACGTGCAGTTCTTAAGCCAAGTGCGACAAGACGGCAAAGCGATCGTCTGTGCAGACGATGAGAATATGCAGGCGATGCTTCCAGAGCTTATCGCAGGTCCTCTTGGGCATGAAGGCGTACTTACGTACGGCATTGACCATGAGGCGATTTACCGTGCGACTAATATTACACTTGGCGATCGTAAAGCATCGTTCGATATGACGCGTCACGACCAGCTGCTTGGCCGCATTGAGCTGTCCGTTCCGGGCCGCCACAATGTGTACAATGCGATGGCAACGGTCATTACGTGCTTGCAAGCAGGCGTATCGTTCGAAGCGATTGCAGAGGCCATCGTTGATTTCCGTGGTGCGAAACGCAGATTCCAGGTGCTCGGCGAAGTGAATGATATTCTCGTAATTGATGATTATGCTCATCATCCGACGGAGATTCAGGCGACGATTAGCGCTGCCAAGTCGACGGGCAAAAGGATCGTTGCGGTGTTCCAGCCGCAGCGGTATACGCGCACGTTCTTCTTGCTTGAGCAGTTCAGCCGTGCGTTCTCGGAAGCGGATGAAGTGCTAATCACGGATATTTATTCGCCTGCCGGAGAGCAGCAGATCGAAGGTGTTCACTCCAAGAAGCTTGTGGAGATGATCATCAAGAACAGCAACGCGAATACGTCGTACTATCCGACCAAAGAGGAAGCGTTGGCGGTGCTGACCGATCAAGTCAAGCCAGGTGATCTCGTTATAACGATGGGTGCTGGCGATATTTGGAAGGTAGCGGATTCTCTTGCGAAGACGCTCCGCGGGAAGGCTTGA
- a CDS encoding VOC family protein, whose amino-acid sequence MNKLELKQELESKYPHTEARLKRIECIYIPVTNAEAAKQFFMKYGLVTLSAQGNVKLGSGQGIFFLETTMKQTSNFVTHDWDEHNEQHEMEAACFEVSEIEELYHHMKEDGANVSELKDNGGCGWSFTFHDPDGNKFAAWQDIN is encoded by the coding sequence GTGAACAAGTTGGAGTTGAAGCAAGAGCTAGAGAGCAAGTATCCTCATACGGAAGCAAGATTAAAACGGATAGAATGCATATATATACCGGTGACAAACGCTGAAGCGGCAAAGCAGTTCTTTATGAAGTATGGTTTAGTCACGTTATCTGCTCAAGGCAATGTGAAGCTTGGCTCCGGGCAAGGGATCTTCTTCCTAGAGACGACGATGAAACAAACATCGAACTTCGTGACCCACGATTGGGATGAGCATAATGAACAGCATGAAATGGAAGCTGCTTGTTTCGAGGTATCCGAAATTGAGGAGCTCTACCATCACATGAAAGAAGATGGAGCGAATGTTTCGGAGCTCAAAGATAATGGCGGCTGTGGTTGGTCGTTTACTTTCCATGATCCCGATGGCAATAAATTTGCGGCGTGGCAGGATATCAACTAA
- a CDS encoding bifunctional folylpolyglutamate synthase/dihydrofolate synthase, which produces MTEQQLSAPLATYEEARDWIVGLVPFGIRPGMERIKKLMELFGNPERRLKFIHVAGTNGKGSVCAYLTSVLLRCGYDVGTFTSPYITSFTNRFKYNDADIPEETLLMLSNKLKPHVEAIAQTELGSPTMFEVSTALAILYYGTVAYPDFVVWETGLGGRMDVTNIVTPLVSVITNIGHDHMDILGDTIEAVAAEKAGIIKAGVPVVSAVTQPEAIDVVASTAKAKNSSLYLLGEKFHETALQVSENEQTFRFDGMFRSIEPLTITLNGAHQRTNAAVAVMTLEVMRQYYAAIIEDEDLREGLRTAAWPGRLEMIKQSPRLLIDGAHNPEGAETLAAALRDTYSYERLHLMMGMLSNKNHRDTLKHILPLVDTLIVTEPNFRKAMPAAELAELVSEIRESVDRPFELIVEPDWKQALERLQGLTGHADLAVVSGTLYLIADVRSQLLYNKDSEKGW; this is translated from the coding sequence ATGACTGAACAACAGTTATCGGCGCCGCTTGCAACCTATGAGGAAGCAAGAGATTGGATCGTAGGGCTCGTCCCCTTCGGCATTCGCCCCGGCATGGAGCGGATCAAGAAGCTGATGGAGCTGTTCGGGAATCCGGAGCGCCGGCTTAAATTTATTCATGTGGCAGGTACGAATGGCAAAGGCTCAGTTTGCGCTTATTTGACCAGCGTGCTGCTGCGCTGCGGCTATGATGTGGGGACGTTCACGTCTCCTTACATAACGAGCTTTACGAACCGTTTCAAGTACAACGATGCGGACATTCCCGAAGAAACGCTGCTTATGCTCTCGAACAAGCTGAAGCCTCATGTCGAAGCGATCGCACAGACCGAGCTAGGCTCGCCTACCATGTTTGAAGTATCGACGGCGCTGGCGATTTTGTATTACGGCACAGTCGCATACCCTGATTTTGTCGTTTGGGAAACAGGACTGGGCGGACGCATGGATGTGACGAATATCGTGACGCCGCTTGTATCGGTTATTACGAATATCGGTCATGATCATATGGATATTCTCGGCGATACGATCGAGGCTGTTGCGGCTGAGAAGGCGGGTATTATTAAGGCAGGCGTACCGGTTGTCAGCGCAGTGACGCAGCCGGAAGCGATAGACGTTGTCGCATCGACAGCTAAGGCGAAGAACAGCTCGCTCTATCTCCTCGGAGAAAAGTTCCATGAAACAGCGCTTCAAGTATCGGAAAACGAGCAAACTTTCCGTTTTGACGGCATGTTCCGTTCTATCGAACCGCTCACGATTACGCTGAATGGCGCACATCAACGGACGAATGCAGCTGTAGCTGTCATGACGCTTGAAGTGATGCGGCAGTATTACGCGGCTATCATTGAGGATGAAGACCTTCGGGAAGGGCTTCGCACGGCGGCTTGGCCGGGACGCCTCGAGATGATTAAGCAGTCGCCACGTCTGCTTATCGACGGCGCGCATAATCCGGAAGGCGCAGAGACATTGGCTGCGGCACTTCGTGATACGTATTCGTACGAGCGTCTGCATCTCATGATGGGGATGCTATCGAATAAGAATCATCGTGACACGCTCAAGCATATACTACCTCTAGTGGATACGCTTATCGTGACTGAGCCTAATTTCCGCAAGGCAATGCCTGCTGCGGAGCTGGCTGAGCTCGTCAGCGAGATTCGTGAATCAGTTGACCGTCCTTTCGAGCTCATCGTTGAACCGGATTGGAAGCAGGCGCTTGAAAGACTGCAAGGTTTAACTGGTCATGCTGATTTGGCGGTCGTTTCCGGAACGCTCTACTTAATTGCAGACGTCCGCTCCCAATTGCTCTACAATAAGGATTCTGAAAAAGGTTGGTGA